In the genome of Kitasatospora cathayae, one region contains:
- a CDS encoding winged helix-turn-helix transcriptional regulator, with product MALGTDYELQECALARALEVVGERWSLLIVRDAFYGVQRFNDFLAHLGIPRAVLTARLNALVAAGVLRKEPYQRTPLRHGYLLTEAGLELWGPLYQLSRWGGRHATPGGPHHLFAHAGCGTDLDVVGACPTCGGGPVPPAEVAMRPNPAHAGGHREDPVSRALVRPHLLLEPIASAAA from the coding sequence ATGGCCCTGGGAACCGACTACGAACTGCAGGAGTGCGCACTGGCCCGCGCCCTGGAGGTGGTCGGCGAGCGCTGGAGCCTGCTGATCGTCCGCGACGCGTTCTACGGAGTGCAGCGCTTCAACGACTTCCTCGCTCACCTCGGCATCCCACGCGCCGTCCTCACCGCACGCCTCAACGCCCTGGTCGCGGCCGGGGTGCTGCGCAAGGAGCCGTACCAGCGGACGCCGCTGCGCCACGGCTACCTGCTCACCGAGGCCGGCCTCGAACTCTGGGGCCCGCTCTACCAGTTGAGCCGCTGGGGCGGTCGGCACGCGACACCGGGCGGCCCGCACCACCTGTTCGCGCACGCCGGCTGCGGCACCGACCTGGACGTCGTCGGCGCCTGCCCCACGTGCGGCGGCGGGCCCGTCCCCCCGGCCGAGGTCGCCATGCGCCCCAACCCCGCCCACGCCGGGGGCCACCGCGAGGACCCGGTCTCCCGCGCCCTGGTCCGCCCGCACCTGCTGCTCGAACCGATCGCCTCGGCCGCGGCGTAG
- a CDS encoding HIT family protein yields MDCVFCAVVAGEEAAHRVLDDGTAVAFLDRRPLFPGHVLVVPRAHHRTLADLPVEEVGPFFLRVQRVAAAVERGMGAAGSFVAANNRISQSVPHLHVHVVPRNPKDGLRGFFWPRGKYPDEAGAAEVAARLRAALGEA; encoded by the coding sequence ATGGACTGCGTGTTCTGTGCGGTGGTGGCGGGTGAGGAAGCCGCGCACCGGGTGCTGGACGACGGGACGGCGGTGGCCTTCCTGGACCGCCGGCCGCTCTTCCCCGGCCACGTGCTGGTCGTGCCGCGCGCCCACCACCGGACCCTGGCGGACCTGCCGGTCGAGGAGGTCGGGCCGTTCTTCCTGCGGGTGCAGCGGGTGGCGGCGGCGGTCGAGCGGGGGATGGGCGCGGCGGGCAGCTTCGTGGCGGCGAACAACCGGATCAGCCAGTCGGTGCCGCACCTGCACGTCCACGTGGTGCCGCGCAATCCCAAGGACGGGCTGCGCGGGTTCTTCTGGCCGCGCGGGAAGTACCCGGACGAGGCGGGGGCGGCGGAGGTCGCGGCGCGGCTGCGGGCGGCGCTCGGCGAGGCGTAG
- a CDS encoding YegP family protein — translation MPGRFEVYQDADGKYRFRLKAGNGGIVATGQGCADKDAAYKGVEAVRRAADDAAVIDVPKAA, via the coding sequence ATGCCGGGCAGGTTCGAGGTCTACCAGGACGCCGACGGCAAGTACCGGTTCCGGCTCAAGGCGGGCAACGGCGGGATCGTCGCCACTGGTCAGGGCTGCGCCGACAAGGACGCCGCGTACAAGGGCGTCGAGGCGGTCCGGCGGGCGGCCGACGACGCAGCGGTGATCGACGTCCCGAAGGCCGCCTGA
- a CDS encoding MSMEG_1061 family FMN-dependent PPOX-type flavoprotein, producing MTLTPEATTPSTTAPGNPNSLFAALSAGALTDPAQLREVYEQPGEHARRKQVDRLHEIAQRLIACSSLVFVASADASGRCDVSPRGGPAGLVSVLDEYTLAIPDATGNKRLDTLHNILETGRVGLLFVVPGRDTTLRVNGRACVSTDPELLRQLTAVGKPPRSAIVVAVEEVYAHCPKSLLRASAWKPENWLAKDAQPSSAEVTLSHLRDDSLTVEMIEQTEREALLYRYE from the coding sequence ATGACCCTCACACCGGAAGCCACCACACCGTCAACCACCGCTCCGGGCAACCCGAACAGCCTGTTCGCCGCCCTCAGCGCGGGAGCCCTCACCGACCCGGCGCAGCTGCGCGAGGTCTACGAACAGCCCGGCGAGCACGCGCGCCGCAAGCAGGTCGACCGCCTGCACGAGATCGCCCAGCGGCTGATCGCCTGCTCCTCGCTGGTGTTCGTCGCCAGCGCCGACGCCTCCGGCCGCTGCGACGTCTCACCGCGCGGCGGGCCGGCCGGGCTGGTCTCGGTGCTCGACGAGTACACCCTGGCCATTCCGGACGCCACCGGCAACAAGCGGTTGGACACCCTGCACAACATCCTGGAGACCGGCCGGGTCGGGCTGCTCTTCGTCGTACCGGGCCGGGACACCACGCTGCGGGTCAACGGGCGGGCCTGCGTGTCCACCGACCCCGAGCTGCTGCGGCAGCTGACGGCCGTCGGCAAGCCGCCGCGCAGCGCGATCGTGGTGGCCGTGGAGGAGGTGTACGCGCACTGCCCGAAGTCGCTGCTGCGCGCTTCGGCCTGGAAGCCGGAGAACTGGCTGGCCAAGGACGCGCAGCCGAGTTCGGCGGAGGTCACGCTGTCGCACCTGCGGGACGACTCGCTGACCGTCGAGATGATCGAGCAGACGGAGCGGGAGGCGCTGCTGTACCGGTACGAGTAG
- a CDS encoding antibiotic biosynthesis monooxygenase family protein, which yields MIVRIWAGQVTADRIEEFCAHLASQVLPQLGRTDGCLGGELLRSVAEDGHRVLVVSRWRDEDALRGYAGPMWRIRPVWSEGELHYLMHPPEVTHFMPIAAPAAL from the coding sequence GTGATCGTCAGAATCTGGGCCGGGCAGGTCACGGCCGATCGCATCGAGGAGTTCTGCGCACACCTGGCCAGCCAGGTGCTCCCGCAGCTCGGGCGGACGGACGGCTGCCTCGGCGGTGAACTCCTGCGCTCGGTGGCCGAGGACGGGCACCGGGTGCTCGTGGTCAGTCGCTGGCGCGACGAGGACGCCCTGCGCGGGTACGCCGGGCCGATGTGGCGGATCCGGCCGGTCTGGTCGGAGGGCGAGCTGCACTACCTCATGCACCCGCCGGAGGTCACCCACTTCATGCCGATCGCCGCACCCGCCGCGCTCTGA
- a CDS encoding SCO4226 family nickel-binding protein, giving the protein MKFMDVHHGMTGITAEQLRAAQAADAEIESEEGVHFEQAWADPDSGTVYCLSEAPSREAVQRVHSRTGHPADEIHSVPLSV; this is encoded by the coding sequence ATGAAGTTCATGGACGTCCATCACGGGATGACCGGGATCACGGCGGAGCAGCTCAGGGCGGCCCAGGCGGCCGACGCGGAGATCGAGAGCGAGGAGGGCGTGCACTTCGAGCAGGCCTGGGCGGACCCGGATTCGGGCACCGTGTACTGCCTGTCCGAGGCGCCGTCCAGGGAGGCGGTGCAGCGGGTCCACAGCCGTACCGGGCACCCGGCGGACGAGATCCACTCGGTGCCGCTCTCGGTGTGA
- a CDS encoding riboflavin synthase translates to MFTGIIEELGEVVSIEEIGDSSRIRLRGPVVRDGARHGDSIAVNGVCLTVVDSPEQLAAETGEFSADVMAETLHRSSLGELKPGSPVNLERAMALGARLGGHLVQGHVDATGRLLSREPGERDADGNLRWEVLRFSLPESISRYLVEKGSITVDGVSLTVVEAARDSFTVSLIPATLALTTLGAKALGESVNLEVDVLAKYVERLLESRTLPKLPTLPSELPNLPGTDTTTGETK, encoded by the coding sequence GTGTTCACCGGCATCATCGAAGAGCTCGGCGAGGTCGTGTCGATCGAGGAGATCGGCGACTCCTCGCGAATCCGTCTGCGCGGTCCGGTGGTTCGGGACGGCGCACGTCACGGGGACTCCATCGCGGTCAACGGCGTCTGCCTGACCGTCGTCGACAGCCCCGAGCAACTGGCCGCCGAGACCGGCGAGTTCAGCGCCGACGTGATGGCCGAGACACTGCACCGCTCCAGCCTGGGCGAGCTGAAGCCCGGTTCCCCGGTCAACCTGGAGCGCGCGATGGCGCTCGGCGCCCGGCTCGGCGGCCACCTGGTGCAGGGCCATGTCGATGCCACCGGGCGGCTGTTGAGCCGCGAGCCCGGCGAGCGCGACGCGGACGGCAACCTGCGCTGGGAGGTGCTGCGCTTCTCGCTGCCGGAGTCCATCTCCCGCTACCTGGTGGAGAAGGGCTCGATCACGGTCGACGGCGTCAGCCTCACCGTGGTGGAGGCGGCCCGCGACAGCTTCACCGTCAGCCTCATCCCGGCCACCCTCGCGCTCACCACGCTCGGCGCCAAGGCCCTCGGCGAGAGCGTCAACCTCGAAGTGGACGTGCTCGCCAAGTACGTGGAGCGGCTGCTCGAATCGCGCACCCTGCCCAAGCTGCCCACCCTGCCGTCCGAGCTCCCGAACCTGCCGGGCACCGACACCACCACCGGGGAGACCAAGTGA
- a CDS encoding nicotinamide mononucleotide transporter family protein: MSWLSGEAFTVLGEHVKWADMIGNLLGFAGLALGWRRSVWSWPVQLLSGVVLIAAYLGGHVPGLIGKQLIVIVTAAWGWAQWRRGRRDTGTIAVRFASWPERAALVAGTAVGTVALALLFTAYPSLSWSPWSDAYIFVGTLAAMVAQARGWLEFWFAWIAVDAVGVPFAFNSGYTFSGLTYSVYFVLVLLGLRSWWLSTREPRATSSNVPQGATA; the protein is encoded by the coding sequence GTGAGCTGGCTCAGCGGCGAGGCGTTCACCGTCCTCGGCGAACACGTGAAGTGGGCCGACATGATCGGCAACCTGCTCGGCTTCGCCGGCCTGGCGCTCGGCTGGCGCCGCTCGGTCTGGAGCTGGCCGGTCCAACTCCTGTCCGGCGTCGTGCTGATCGCCGCCTACCTCGGCGGCCACGTCCCCGGCCTGATCGGCAAGCAGCTGATCGTCATCGTCACCGCCGCCTGGGGCTGGGCGCAGTGGCGGCGCGGTCGTCGCGACACCGGGACGATCGCCGTACGGTTCGCCAGCTGGCCCGAGCGGGCCGCCCTGGTGGCCGGCACCGCGGTCGGCACCGTCGCCCTGGCGCTGCTCTTCACCGCCTACCCCAGCCTGTCCTGGAGCCCCTGGTCGGACGCCTACATCTTCGTCGGCACGCTCGCCGCGATGGTCGCCCAGGCGCGCGGCTGGCTGGAGTTCTGGTTCGCCTGGATCGCGGTCGACGCGGTCGGCGTCCCGTTCGCCTTCAACAGCGGCTACACCTTCTCCGGCCTCACCTACTCCGTCTACTTCGTCCTGGTGCTGCTCGGTCTGCGCTCCTGGTGGCTGAGCACCCGTGAGCCGCGAGCCACGTCCTCCAACGTCCCGCAGGGAGCCACGGCATGA
- a CDS encoding bifunctional 3,4-dihydroxy-2-butanone-4-phosphate synthase/GTP cyclohydrolase II — protein sequence MTENQTHHSNLDDELVLDPVERAIADIAVGRAVVVVDDEDRENEGDIVFAASAATPELMAFTIRYSSGVICAPMTGAELDRLKLPPMTQVNEDRKGTAYTVSVDARDGVDTGISAADRARTVRLLSSPGTEPGDLTRPGHVFPLRAVEGGVLVRPGHTEAAVDLARLAGLPPAGAIAEVVNDDGTMARLPELVAFAREHGLAIISIEDLIAYRRRTELHVDRAAVTALPTAHGEFTAVGYRGTIDGVEHIALVAGGLGADGRLPDGEDVLVRVHSECLTGDVFGSLRCDCGPQLEASLQRVAEAGRGVVLYLRGHEGRGIGLAHKLRAYELQEQGRDTVDANLDLGLPADARDYSIAAQMLADLGVRSLTLLTNNPQKLTALTEHGLKVKGREAVEIAPGEHNLRYLRTKRDRMGHDLPGLDS from the coding sequence ATGACCGAGAACCAGACCCACCACAGCAACCTCGATGACGAGCTCGTGCTCGACCCCGTCGAGCGGGCGATCGCCGACATCGCGGTCGGCCGCGCGGTGGTCGTGGTCGACGACGAGGACCGCGAGAACGAGGGCGACATCGTCTTCGCCGCCTCCGCCGCGACCCCCGAGCTGATGGCCTTCACCATCCGCTACAGCTCCGGCGTGATCTGCGCCCCGATGACCGGCGCGGAGCTGGACCGGCTCAAGCTGCCGCCGATGACCCAGGTCAACGAGGACCGCAAGGGCACCGCGTACACCGTCTCGGTGGACGCCCGCGACGGGGTGGACACCGGCATCTCCGCCGCCGACCGCGCCCGCACCGTCCGGCTGCTCTCCTCGCCCGGCACCGAGCCCGGCGACCTCACCCGCCCCGGGCACGTCTTCCCGCTGCGCGCGGTCGAGGGCGGCGTGCTGGTCCGCCCCGGGCACACCGAGGCCGCCGTCGACCTGGCCCGGCTCGCCGGGCTTCCGCCGGCCGGCGCGATCGCCGAGGTGGTCAACGACGACGGCACCATGGCCCGGCTGCCCGAGCTGGTCGCCTTCGCCCGCGAGCACGGCCTGGCGATCATCTCCATCGAGGACCTGATCGCCTACCGCCGCCGCACCGAGCTGCACGTCGACCGGGCCGCCGTCACCGCCCTGCCCACCGCGCACGGCGAGTTCACCGCGGTCGGCTACCGGGGCACCATCGACGGCGTCGAGCACATCGCGCTGGTGGCCGGCGGCCTCGGGGCGGACGGGCGGCTGCCGGACGGCGAGGACGTCCTGGTGCGGGTCCACTCCGAGTGCCTGACCGGCGACGTCTTCGGTTCGCTGCGCTGCGACTGCGGCCCCCAGCTGGAGGCCTCGCTCCAGCGGGTCGCCGAGGCGGGCCGCGGTGTGGTGCTCTACCTGCGCGGCCACGAGGGCCGGGGGATCGGCCTGGCGCACAAGCTGCGCGCGTACGAGCTGCAGGAGCAGGGCCGCGACACCGTCGACGCCAACCTGGACCTCGGCCTGCCCGCCGACGCCCGCGACTACAGCATCGCGGCGCAGATGCTGGCAGACCTCGGCGTGCGCTCGCTCACCCTGCTGACCAACAACCCGCAGAAGCTGACCGCGCTCACCGAGCACGGCCTCAAGGTCAAGGGGCGCGAGGCGGTCGAGATCGCGCCGGGTGAGCACAACCTGCGCTACCTGCGCACCAAGCGCGACCGGATGGGCCACGACCTGCCCGGCCTCGACTCCTGA
- the ribH gene encoding 6,7-dimethyl-8-ribityllumazine synthase encodes MSGHGAPELTIDGAADLKVAVVAAQWHDQVMNGLLDGAHRALKELGVAEPTVLRVPGTFELPVAAKRLAERGYDAVVALGVVIRGGTPHFDYVCQAATAGLTQVSVDTGVPVGFGVLTCDNDEQALDRAGLPGSAEDKGHEAVTAAVATAVTLRDLR; translated from the coding sequence ATGAGCGGCCACGGAGCCCCCGAGCTGACCATCGACGGCGCCGCCGACCTCAAGGTCGCGGTCGTCGCCGCCCAGTGGCACGACCAGGTGATGAACGGCCTGCTGGACGGCGCCCACCGCGCGCTCAAGGAGCTGGGTGTCGCCGAACCCACCGTCCTGCGCGTCCCCGGCACCTTCGAGCTGCCGGTCGCCGCCAAGCGCCTCGCCGAGCGCGGCTACGACGCCGTCGTCGCCCTCGGCGTGGTGATCCGCGGTGGCACTCCGCACTTCGACTACGTCTGCCAGGCGGCCACCGCCGGCCTCACCCAGGTCAGCGTGGACACCGGCGTCCCGGTCGGCTTCGGCGTGCTGACCTGCGACAACGACGAGCAGGCACTCGACCGTGCGGGCCTGCCGGGCTCCGCCGAGGACAAGGGCCACGAGGCCGTCACCGCCGCCGTCGCCACCGCGGTGACGCTCCGCGACCTCCGCTGA
- a CDS encoding phosphoribosyl-ATP diphosphatase has protein sequence MASKTFEELFAELQQKAATGDPASSRTAQLVQQGVHSIGKKVVEEAAEVWMAAEFQSDEQTAEEISQLLYHLQVMMIARGLTLDDVYKYL, from the coding sequence ATGGCTTCGAAGACATTCGAGGAGCTCTTCGCCGAGCTCCAGCAGAAGGCCGCCACCGGCGACCCCGCGTCCTCCCGCACCGCCCAGCTCGTCCAGCAGGGCGTCCATTCGATCGGCAAGAAGGTCGTCGAGGAGGCCGCCGAGGTCTGGATGGCCGCCGAGTTCCAGTCGGACGAGCAGACGGCGGAGGAGATCTCGCAGCTCCTGTACCACCTTCAGGTGATGATGATCGCCCGTGGGCTGACGCTCGACGACGTCTACAAGTACCTCTAG
- the hisG gene encoding ATP phosphoribosyltransferase, protein MLRIAVPNKGSLSGPAAEMLHEAGYRQRKDPKELVLVDPNNEVEFFFLRPRDIAVYVGSGRLDVGITGRDLLLDSHSNAEEVLALGFAGSTFRFARPEGVDVKDVTGLEGLRIATSYTGLVEQHLADHGVKATVTKLDGAVETAVQLGVADVIADVVETGTSLRNAGLEVFGEPILISDAVVIRPKGAGEDPRVEQFLRRLQGVLVARRYVLMDYDIRAEKVSAAVALTPGLESPTVSPLHTEGWVAVRSMVLRKEAQQIMDDLWGIGARAILVTNIHACRL, encoded by the coding sequence ATGCTGCGCATCGCCGTCCCCAACAAGGGTTCTCTCTCGGGTCCCGCGGCGGAGATGCTCCATGAGGCCGGCTACCGCCAGCGCAAGGACCCCAAGGAGCTCGTGCTCGTCGACCCCAACAACGAGGTCGAGTTCTTCTTCCTCCGCCCGCGCGACATCGCCGTCTACGTCGGCTCCGGCCGTCTCGACGTCGGCATCACCGGCCGCGACCTGCTGCTGGACTCGCACTCCAACGCGGAGGAGGTGCTCGCCCTCGGCTTCGCCGGGTCGACCTTCCGCTTCGCCCGCCCCGAGGGCGTGGACGTCAAGGACGTGACCGGCCTGGAGGGCCTGAGGATCGCGACCTCCTACACCGGCCTGGTCGAGCAGCACCTGGCCGACCACGGCGTGAAGGCGACGGTCACCAAGCTGGACGGCGCGGTCGAGACCGCGGTGCAGCTGGGCGTCGCCGACGTGATCGCCGACGTGGTGGAGACCGGCACCAGCCTGCGCAACGCCGGTCTGGAGGTCTTCGGCGAGCCGATCCTGATCTCGGACGCCGTGGTGATCCGCCCCAAGGGCGCGGGCGAGGACCCGCGGGTGGAGCAGTTCCTGCGCCGCCTGCAGGGCGTGCTGGTGGCCCGCCGCTACGTGCTGATGGACTACGACATCCGCGCCGAGAAGGTCAGCGCCGCCGTCGCGCTCACCCCCGGCCTGGAGTCGCCGACCGTCTCGCCGCTGCACACCGAGGGCTGGGTGGCCGTCCGCTCGATGGTGCTCCGCAAGGAGGCCCAGCAGATCATGGACGACCTGTGGGGCATCGGTGCCCGGGCGATCCTGGTCACCAACATCCACGCCTGCCGCCTCTGA
- a CDS encoding PH domain-containing protein produces MSTPPVEFPVTWAPRRTRVVLLPVCAVLVVLFVVLAMLLPANWQLNDRIMMIASGVLFACVGLMLARPRVTADAEGVTVVNFVRSRRLAWAEIVRVNFRQGDPWATLDLADGTSLAAVGIQSGVGKAQAIADARALRDLVEHHTQV; encoded by the coding sequence GTGTCCACCCCGCCCGTCGAGTTCCCCGTCACCTGGGCGCCCCGCCGCACCCGCGTGGTGCTGCTGCCGGTCTGCGCCGTGCTGGTGGTGCTGTTCGTCGTGCTGGCCATGCTGCTCCCGGCGAACTGGCAGCTCAACGACCGGATCATGATGATCGCCAGCGGCGTGCTGTTCGCGTGCGTGGGCCTGATGCTGGCCCGCCCCCGGGTGACCGCCGACGCGGAGGGCGTGACGGTGGTCAACTTCGTCCGCAGCCGCCGGCTGGCCTGGGCCGAGATCGTCCGGGTCAACTTCCGCCAGGGCGATCCGTGGGCCACCCTCGACCTCGCCGACGGCACCTCGCTCGCCGCGGTGGGCATCCAGTCCGGCGTCGGCAAGGCCCAGGCGATCGCGGACGCCCGCGCGCTGCGCGACCTGGTCGAGCACCACACCCAGGTCTGA
- a CDS encoding hemolysin family protein yields the protein MITAWLLLFAAVLLILANGLFVAAEFAFVTADRGAVERSAEAGDAKSARVSRALRHLSFELSGAQLGITVTSLVVGMLAEPALSTLLQPVMSGIGVPDSVARGAAVVIGMVLATVVQMVIGELVPKNWAISRPLQVARAVAAPHMAFSFVCRPLISFLNGAADRTVRAFGVEPQEELEHARTPAELVSLARHSAKAGAIDEESATLFVRTLGLGELTAESVMTPRIDVAALQRDATASDVINLTRATGLSRFPVYTDTVDEVTGIVTLKDALAVPAVRRAQVRVAELASPPLLVPETLPAERLLDQLRRLQPMAIVVDEYGGTAGVVTVEDIVEEIVGEVQDEHDPADHPDLLPLPAVDGLPAWEADGRARLDQLEAIGLNAPDGPYETLAGLVADLLGKLPEVGEQAVLPGWLLTVTGVDRHRTSQVRVERTSAPGLFGEAGEDVR from the coding sequence GTGATCACCGCCTGGCTGCTGTTGTTCGCAGCCGTTCTCCTGATCCTCGCCAACGGCCTCTTCGTGGCCGCCGAGTTCGCCTTCGTGACCGCTGACCGCGGTGCGGTGGAACGTTCCGCCGAGGCCGGCGACGCCAAGTCCGCCCGGGTCTCCCGGGCCCTGCGGCACCTCTCCTTCGAACTCTCCGGCGCCCAGCTGGGCATCACCGTCACCTCGCTGGTGGTCGGCATGCTCGCCGAGCCGGCCCTGTCGACCCTTCTCCAGCCCGTGATGTCGGGCATCGGGGTGCCCGACTCGGTCGCCCGCGGCGCCGCCGTGGTGATCGGCATGGTGCTGGCCACCGTCGTCCAGATGGTGATCGGCGAGCTGGTCCCGAAGAACTGGGCGATCTCCCGCCCGCTCCAGGTGGCCCGCGCGGTCGCCGCCCCGCACATGGCCTTCTCCTTCGTCTGCCGTCCGCTGATCAGCTTCCTGAACGGCGCCGCCGACCGGACCGTCCGGGCCTTCGGCGTCGAGCCGCAGGAGGAGCTGGAGCACGCCCGCACCCCGGCCGAGCTGGTCTCGCTGGCCCGGCACTCGGCCAAGGCCGGTGCGATAGACGAGGAGTCGGCGACCCTGTTCGTCCGCACCCTCGGCCTCGGCGAACTCACCGCCGAGTCGGTGATGACCCCGCGGATCGACGTCGCCGCCCTCCAGCGCGACGCCACCGCCTCCGACGTGATCAACCTGACCCGGGCCACCGGCCTGTCCCGCTTCCCGGTCTACACCGACACCGTGGACGAGGTCACCGGCATCGTGACGCTCAAGGACGCGCTCGCCGTGCCGGCCGTCCGGCGCGCTCAGGTGCGGGTCGCCGAGCTGGCCTCGCCGCCGCTGCTGGTGCCCGAGACCCTGCCCGCCGAGCGGCTGCTCGACCAGCTGCGCCGGCTCCAGCCGATGGCCATCGTGGTCGACGAGTACGGCGGCACCGCCGGCGTCGTCACCGTCGAGGACATCGTCGAGGAGATCGTCGGCGAGGTGCAGGACGAGCACGACCCGGCCGACCACCCCGACCTGCTCCCGCTGCCGGCCGTCGACGGCCTGCCCGCCTGGGAGGCGGACGGCCGCGCCCGGCTCGACCAGCTGGAGGCGATCGGCCTGAACGCCCCGGACGGCCCGTACGAGACCCTGGCCGGCCTGGTCGCCGACCTGCTCGGCAAGCTCCCCGAGGTGGGCGAGCAGGCCGTGCTGCCCGGCTGGCTGCTCACCGTGACCGGCGTCGACCGGCACCGCACCAGCCAGGTCCGGGTGGAGCGCACCAGCGCGCCCGGGCTGTTCGGCGAGGCCGGGGAGGACGTCCGATGA
- a CDS encoding hemolysin family protein gives MTVLQLLLAVLLLLGNAFFVGAEFAVVSVRRSQIEPLAEAGHKRARTVLHALTNVSAMLAAAQLGITVCSLGLGALAEPTIAALLEGPFHAIGVPPGLMHPLSYGISLALVVFLHMVMGEMVPKNMAMAGPERAALWLGPPLDRLARWLAPVIRLLNAFANGVLKLFRVEAKGEVESVFTTEQLMYLLVDSRDAGLLDEDRQERLEDALELGRRPVTDVLLPPEQLVTVDPKATAVEVEELALRTGFSRFPVTDGDPAGRGYLGYLHLKDILDVEDRSTPVPARLWRPITVLRGSLPLDDALGAMRRAACHLAAVLDQDGRTIGVVMLEDVLEELVGEMHDPDHRTTA, from the coding sequence ATGACCGTCCTGCAACTGCTCCTCGCGGTGCTGCTCCTGCTCGGCAACGCCTTCTTCGTCGGCGCCGAGTTCGCCGTCGTCTCGGTGCGCCGCAGCCAGATCGAGCCGCTCGCCGAGGCCGGGCACAAGCGCGCCCGCACCGTGCTGCACGCGCTGACCAACGTCTCCGCGATGCTGGCCGCCGCCCAGCTCGGCATCACCGTCTGCTCGCTGGGCCTCGGTGCGCTCGCCGAGCCGACCATCGCCGCCCTGCTGGAGGGCCCGTTCCACGCGATCGGCGTCCCGCCCGGCCTGATGCACCCGCTCTCGTACGGGATCTCGCTCGCCCTCGTGGTGTTCCTGCACATGGTGATGGGCGAGATGGTGCCGAAGAACATGGCCATGGCCGGCCCGGAGCGGGCCGCGCTCTGGCTCGGCCCGCCGCTGGACCGGCTGGCCCGCTGGCTCGCCCCGGTGATCCGGCTGCTCAACGCCTTCGCCAACGGCGTGCTGAAGCTGTTCCGGGTCGAGGCCAAGGGCGAGGTCGAGTCGGTCTTCACCACCGAGCAGCTGATGTACCTGCTGGTCGACTCCCGGGACGCCGGCCTGCTCGACGAGGACCGCCAGGAGCGGCTGGAGGACGCCCTGGAGCTGGGCCGCCGCCCGGTCACCGACGTGCTGCTGCCGCCCGAGCAGCTGGTCACCGTCGACCCGAAGGCGACCGCCGTCGAGGTCGAGGAGCTCGCCCTGCGCACCGGCTTCTCGCGCTTCCCGGTCACCGACGGCGACCCGGCCGGTCGCGGCTACCTGGGCTACCTCCACCTCAAGGACATCCTCGACGTGGAGGACCGGTCGACGCCCGTCCCGGCCCGGCTGTGGCGGCCGATCACGGTGCTGCGCGGCAGCCTCCCGCTGGACGACGCCCTCGGCGCGATGCGCCGGGCCGCCTGCCACCTGGCCGCCGTGCTGGACCAGGACGGGCGCACGATCGGCGTGGTCATGCTGGAGGACGTCCTGGAGGAGCTGGTCGGCGAGATGCACGACCCCGACCACCGGACGACCGCCTGA